From Vibrio splendidus, a single genomic window includes:
- a CDS encoding succinylglutamate desuccinylase, which produces MTKTLFRQSFLFDSLDLEQEVVAGQTVLSNGVQIKLHRRGVLEVIPVEYNSETKNIIFSTGVHGDETSPMELIDKLIEDIETGFQVVTARCLFIIAHPEATNAHTRFLDVNMNRLFDEKQHESNREVDIAKNLKYLVNEFYKETVPATRWHLDLHCAIRLSKHYSFAVSPKVRHEVRNKELFDFINSAHVEAVLLSNAPTSTFSWYSAENFEAQALTMELGQVAKIGENQLDKLTAFDLAMRNLIAEAEPEHLPKRTIMYRVSRTIVRLHDDFDFMFSDSVENFTAFKHGEVFGHDGDKPLMAKNENEAVVFPNRNVAIGQRAALMVCEVETRFDHGQLVYD; this is translated from the coding sequence ATGACGAAGACCCTCTTTCGCCAATCATTTCTTTTTGACAGCCTAGATCTTGAGCAAGAAGTGGTTGCAGGACAGACCGTACTGAGTAACGGTGTTCAAATTAAGCTTCATCGACGCGGTGTATTGGAAGTGATTCCCGTTGAGTATAATTCTGAAACCAAGAACATCATCTTTTCAACAGGTGTTCATGGCGACGAAACTTCACCAATGGAGCTGATTGATAAGCTCATTGAGGATATTGAAACCGGCTTCCAAGTAGTGACTGCAAGATGTTTGTTCATCATTGCTCACCCAGAAGCAACCAATGCGCATACTCGTTTTCTTGATGTGAATATGAACCGTCTGTTTGATGAAAAACAGCACGAGAGTAATCGAGAAGTGGATATCGCGAAGAACCTTAAGTACTTGGTTAATGAGTTTTACAAGGAAACGGTACCTGCCACTCGTTGGCACTTAGATCTGCACTGCGCAATCCGTTTATCTAAGCATTACTCGTTCGCGGTGAGCCCTAAGGTTCGCCACGAAGTACGTAATAAAGAGCTTTTCGATTTCATCAACAGTGCCCACGTTGAAGCTGTGTTGCTGTCGAATGCACCAACGAGCACTTTCAGTTGGTACAGCGCTGAAAACTTTGAAGCGCAAGCACTGACAATGGAATTGGGTCAGGTCGCAAAAATTGGTGAGAACCAACTTGATAAGCTCACTGCTTTTGATTTGGCAATGCGTAACTTGATTGCTGAAGCTGAGCCTGAACATCTGCCTAAGCGAACTATCATGTATCGTGTGAGCCGCACTATTGTTCGTTTGCACGATGACTTTGATTTCATGTTCTCTGATTCTGTAGAGAACTTTACCGCGTTCAAGCACGGTGAAGTATTTGGTCATGATGGTGATAAGCCATTGATGGCGAAGAATGAAAACGAAGCCGTGGTATTCCCAAATCGCAACGTGGCCATTGGTCAACGAGCTGCCTTGATGGTGTGCGAAGTTGAAACACGATTCGACCACGGTCAGCTTGTGTACGATTAA
- the btuC gene encoding vitamin B12 ABC transporter permease BtuC, with product MDFQQLLHQKQRKWTRAIYLMAALLVALSAIYLMVGDLFISPLGTLSTLEQKLLIDLRLPRLLAAIAIGAGLAVSGASLQVLLGNVLAEPGVLGISGGASLAMVIVLFFLPFAPTPELFMIAAVLGSLCFTVILVSMVKTMRLTTAKLLLVGVALGILSGAMVTWAFYFSDDLSLRLLMYWLMGSLGGVTWYQHSLTLVMIPVIIWLCLQGSKLDKLMIGETHAAQLGVNVPRLRWRLIFAVSILVGCAVALGGVISFVGLVVPHLLRLAIGTDNRYLLPLSAVAGAALLVFADICARTLLDSAELPLGVMTTSIGAPIFIWMLIKNHDSN from the coding sequence ATGGATTTCCAACAACTTCTTCACCAAAAACAGCGCAAATGGACGCGAGCCATTTATCTGATGGCAGCACTGCTTGTCGCGCTGAGTGCAATTTACCTAATGGTTGGCGATCTCTTCATTTCCCCTCTGGGCACTTTGTCCACGTTAGAACAAAAACTACTGATTGATTTACGCTTACCTCGACTATTGGCTGCTATTGCTATTGGGGCTGGTTTAGCTGTATCTGGCGCAAGCTTACAAGTCTTATTGGGCAACGTATTGGCAGAGCCAGGTGTGCTCGGCATTTCTGGTGGCGCAAGTTTGGCGATGGTTATCGTACTGTTCTTCTTGCCGTTTGCTCCTACACCAGAACTGTTCATGATTGCCGCCGTTTTAGGTTCACTTTGTTTTACCGTGATTCTAGTGAGCATGGTAAAAACGATGCGACTCACCACGGCTAAATTACTGCTGGTGGGTGTAGCGCTAGGTATTCTTTCTGGTGCGATGGTGACATGGGCGTTCTATTTTAGTGATGACCTCAGCCTACGCTTATTGATGTATTGGCTAATGGGCAGCTTGGGTGGCGTCACTTGGTACCAACACTCGCTCACTTTAGTGATGATCCCCGTGATTATTTGGTTGTGCCTGCAAGGTAGTAAGCTAGATAAGTTAATGATTGGCGAGACTCATGCTGCACAGTTAGGCGTGAACGTTCCGAGATTACGCTGGCGCTTGATCTTCGCTGTGTCTATTTTAGTCGGCTGCGCGGTTGCCTTAGGCGGCGTGATCAGCTTTGTTGGCTTGGTTGTGCCACACTTGTTGCGCTTAGCGATTGGTACTGACAACCGATACCTTCTTCCTTTGTCTGCCGTTGCCGGTGCAGCATTGCTTGTATTTGCTGATATTTGTGCAAGAACTTTACTAGATTCAGCAGAACTACCCTTGGGTGTGATGACCACCAGTATCGGTGCGCCTATCTTCATTTGGATGTTAATTAAAAATCATGATTCAAATTAA
- the btuD gene encoding vitamin B12 ABC transporter ATP-binding protein BtuD translates to MIQIKSLSVGARLLPLSFELKQGQVTHVIGPNGSGKSTLLEAISGIGDGYKGDIKLDGQDLSVLSLQDLSLHRAYLCQSAKPAFNLEVFQYLALSLPSSSHGLDTEINAALDEISQMLDIADKLHRSIQTLSGGEWQRVRLAGMCLQIWPTLNPYAKLLILDEPAAPLDIAQEALLYKLIERVADKGITVIMANHDLNRTLRHADQVLLLDKGVLQASGRAEQVLTPEQLESVFNTEVKSISVDNQNYLLFG, encoded by the coding sequence ATGATTCAAATTAAGAGCCTGAGCGTCGGCGCTCGTCTATTACCACTATCATTTGAGCTAAAGCAAGGGCAGGTGACTCACGTTATCGGCCCGAATGGGAGTGGCAAAAGTACCTTACTAGAAGCGATATCTGGCATTGGTGATGGCTACAAAGGTGATATAAAGCTCGACGGACAAGACTTGTCAGTATTATCACTGCAAGACTTATCATTACACCGTGCTTATTTGTGTCAAAGCGCAAAGCCTGCCTTCAACTTAGAAGTGTTCCAATACCTTGCGTTGTCACTGCCAAGCTCCTCACACGGCCTTGATACTGAAATCAACGCAGCTTTGGACGAAATCAGCCAGATGCTAGACATTGCAGACAAACTTCATCGTTCCATTCAAACCTTGTCTGGTGGTGAATGGCAACGCGTTCGTTTGGCGGGAATGTGCCTGCAAATTTGGCCGACGCTTAACCCATACGCGAAGCTGCTGATCCTCGATGAACCCGCAGCTCCACTAGATATTGCGCAAGAAGCCTTACTCTACAAACTCATTGAACGAGTGGCAGATAAGGGCATCACCGTGATCATGGCCAACCACGACCTGAACCGGACCTTAAGGCATGCAGACCAAGTGTTGTTGCTCGACAAAGGTGTACTTCAAGCATCAGGTCGTGCAGAACAAGTTCTTACGCCGGAACAGCTAGAGTCCGTGTTTAACACAGAAGTTAAAAGTATCTCAGTCGATAATCAAAATTATCTGTTGTTTGGTTAA
- a CDS encoding RidA family protein: MAIKQAFRNKNLPDMSNAFSWGLKLSEFSEVFFVTGHADCNPDFITQHPNDPVAQTRLILDQMKAFLEEAGFSVNDIVRTDWTFTNEVNSDQFEGIAHVWEEFLGDVEVKPATGTLRYVQRLGMPDMMVEYEMMLAR, translated from the coding sequence ATGGCCATTAAACAAGCTTTTCGTAATAAGAACCTACCCGATATGAGCAATGCGTTTAGTTGGGGGCTGAAACTAAGTGAGTTCAGCGAAGTATTCTTTGTAACAGGACATGCTGACTGTAACCCGGACTTTATTACTCAACACCCTAATGATCCTGTTGCTCAAACACGATTGATTTTAGACCAAATGAAGGCATTCTTAGAAGAAGCTGGCTTTAGTGTTAACGACATTGTCAGGACAGATTGGACATTTACCAACGAAGTAAACTCTGATCAATTCGAAGGCATTGCTCATGTCTGGGAAGAGTTTTTAGGGGATGTTGAAGTAAAACCAGCGACAGGCACGTTGCGCTATGTTCAGCGTTTAGGGATGCCAGATATGATGGTTGAATATGAGATGATGTTAGCCCGATAA
- a CDS encoding NADP-dependent oxidoreductase — MKAVYLEEYGSAQNLTFGDIAKPTITPNQVLIKVQGAGVNPVDWMVREGFLQASGQHEMPLIVGWDAAGQVVEKGNNVSNLKLGEQVYVYTPISEQGAYAEYLAVDSDLVARAPKSLDIVTAAAVPLAATTAWQALVEGCQLKAGQRVLIHNASGGVGSFAVQIAKALGAYVIGTASASNKAYLTALGVDQFIDYQTQRFEDLVDELDAVLVAVGGDGIAERSLEVVRKGGNVVSLLDDIESVLPLQLGVNFQRWWVSPNARDLQRIAALIDDGVIKVNIDKVFPLSKAAQAQELSQSKRARGKIVLEVSL, encoded by the coding sequence ATGAAAGCAGTGTATTTAGAAGAGTATGGAAGTGCGCAGAACTTAACGTTCGGCGATATAGCGAAACCCACCATCACACCAAATCAAGTGCTGATCAAAGTACAAGGCGCGGGGGTAAACCCTGTCGACTGGATGGTAAGAGAGGGATTCTTACAGGCTAGCGGTCAACATGAAATGCCACTCATTGTTGGCTGGGATGCAGCAGGGCAAGTTGTCGAAAAAGGCAACAATGTAAGCAACCTTAAACTTGGGGAGCAGGTCTATGTATATACGCCCATTTCTGAACAAGGCGCCTACGCCGAATATCTTGCTGTCGATAGTGATTTAGTAGCAAGAGCGCCCAAGTCTCTCGACATCGTGACCGCTGCAGCTGTGCCATTGGCCGCAACAACAGCATGGCAAGCACTTGTTGAAGGCTGCCAACTCAAAGCCGGTCAACGTGTCCTTATTCACAATGCATCCGGAGGTGTTGGCAGCTTTGCGGTTCAAATAGCGAAAGCGCTCGGTGCTTATGTTATCGGAACAGCATCAGCCAGCAACAAAGCCTACTTAACGGCTTTAGGGGTCGATCAATTCATTGATTATCAAACTCAGCGCTTTGAAGACCTAGTTGATGAGTTAGATGCTGTACTCGTAGCTGTTGGGGGTGATGGCATCGCGGAGCGTTCACTCGAAGTTGTACGAAAAGGTGGCAACGTAGTTTCACTGTTAGATGACATTGAAAGCGTATTACCACTGCAACTAGGCGTCAATTTTCAACGTTGGTGGGTTTCACCCAATGCCAGAGATCTACAACGTATTGCCGCTTTAATTGATGATGGCGTAATTAAAGTGAACATCGATAAGGTGTTCCCACTATCTAAAGCCGCTCAAGCACAGGAGTTAAGTCAATCGAAACGTGCTCGTGGCAAAATCGTATTGGAAGTTTCGCTGTAA